The DNA sequence TCAACCCCTGGTGGCGACCGCCAGGAACACCGGATAGCGCCCCTGTTCCTTTTCCACACTCGTTGCATCGTAGAAACGGATGTCCTGAAAACCATGCTTTTCAAGAATGGACCTGAAGGCATCGCGATTGAATCCGGAATGATAGACCCCTTCGGTATCCTCGGGATGAAAGCTGCCGTCCTCTTCGTCCAGGTCCGCCAGGGCCACGCGGCCACCAGGTTTCAGGTGCTCGGCGAAGCGCTGCACCAGCTTGTCGGTGTCCCGAACATGGTGCATGGCCTTGGCGCTGACGATGAGATCGAACTTGGCGTCCATCGGGCGTTCCAGTATG is a window from the Acidiferrobacteraceae bacterium genome containing:
- a CDS encoding methyltransferase domain-containing protein — protein: ILERPMDAKFDLIVSAKAMHHVRDTDKLVQRFAEHLKPGGRVALADLDEEDGSFHPEDTEGVYHSGFNRDAFRSILEKHGFQDIRFYDATSVEKEQGRYPVFLAVATRG